The DNA sequence GCTTCCTGGAAATACTTCAGCGGACGGGTACGGCAGATAAAGAAACTTTGGATGCCGCCCATCAGACCATGCTGATCGAGACAGAAAGACTGATCAGGCTTACCGAAGGTCTTCTGACCTTAAATCGGATTGCCCAAGAAGAAATAAACAGCGATCATTCCGAAGAGCTCAATTCTGGACTGCACGATGTTCTTCCTGAACTTATGCCGCTTTTGATCCCGCTGCTTAAAGACCGTACTTTCAGATTCAACGGCCAGGATTTCCGGACAATTGACGATTTCGTCTCGGAAGTCCTGGATACGTCGCAAGTGCTTCCATTAAAACCTGATGAACTGAAACAGATTCTGTACAATCTTGTTAATAACGCTATTCAACATACACTTTCCGGCGGAACGATTGATATCCTCGCTAAATCGGAAAATTCCCGTTTTATTCTATCCGTCAGGGATAACGGTGAAGGAATCCCGGCTGAAGACGTTCCTCATATTTTTGAAAGGTTTTTCCAGGGAGACCGTTCCCGTTCCCATGGAAAAGGCCAAGGATCGGGACTCGGCCTGGCAATCGTATCGGAACTGGTGTACCTTCGCGGAGGAGAAATACGGGTCGAAAGCACCCCTGGAGAAGGAACGTCCTTTACGATTTTTTTCCCGCTGGTTCTCGTGAAAAACGATAGCTTGATGACACAAAATGATTGATTGATATGCCACAGATAATTCTACGACAGGATTAATGCCAGGATAAAGCCGAGCATGATGCCGACATTGGCATACTCACTGTGGGAATGGTGACTTTTCGGAATCAGTTCGTCACTGCTGATATAGATCATTGCTCCGGCCGCAAACGCCAGAAAGAAAGCGATGATGAGCGGAGAGATCAGGCCAAGAATCATTCCCAGCCCGGTACCAAGCAGCGTTGACATACCGGTCATGGTCGTAATCAGGACGACCCTCGATTTCCGGACGTTGGCGAGACACAGCGGCATCGCCACACAAAGACCTTCAGCAATATTATGCAGACCGATTGTCAAGGCTGTCATGATACCCATGTGATACGATACTTCGCTGGTCGCGCCGATCGCGATCCCTTCGGGCAGATTATGCAGTGTGATTCCGAGCGCGATAAAATACCCCATCTTGGCATAGTTACTCAAATCCGCTTCAACCTTGTGAATGTGCGGCATTGAAATATCCACCAGAAACAAGAACAGAGCCCCTGCTGCAAAACCGGCAATACAAATGATACTGTTGCTCATGTCCAGGCTGGTCGGAATCAGACTTAAGGCAGATATCCCGATCATGATTCCTGACGCAAATCCGAGCGATATTGAAAGTATCTTGTTCGTGATATTTTTTATTGAGATAGAGATGACAGCGCCAAGCCCGGTGACCAGACCCGCTATCAGCCCGTAGAGTAGAATCGTAATAATAATCACTCCGGTATTATTTCTTCACAACCGCTCTTTCCAGGATGTTGTAGAGTCTGCTAACCATACTCCTGGGATCGATGATCAGCCCGGCGGCAATCTGCGAGTTTTCCAGAATCTGTTCCGCCGCTGCCGCAGCAAATGCGTCGCCCGACTTGCGCAGCTCATTGATTCCCTGAATGACCGGATGCCGGCCGTTAATCTCCAAAATCCCCGCTGGGATACCTTCCATATCCTTGTTCATGATTTGCATCATTTTCTGCATGCTATGCGTTCCGTATGAGCTGAGCACAACGGCGGGACTGTCCACGAGACGTTTGGAAGCACGCACCTCGGTTACCCTGTCCCCAAGTGTTTCTTTGAACCAATCCAATAAGACCTTCACTTCATCCTCGGGAATATCACTTTCGGCATTACTGGGCTGCTCAGCATCTAAATCCGGCAGATCCTGACTGTCCTGTTCGGCCGCAACAATCTTCTTCTCTTTGAACTCAGGAAGCCCGCTTAAGATGTAGTCATCAATCGGTTCATACGTATAGAGCACTTCAATGCCCTTGTCCTTAAAGATCTCAAGATACGGCCCGGATTCAATCACTTTACGATTGGAGCCGCTGACATAATAGATCGCTTTTTGTTCCTCTCTCATTCTTCCGACGTAGCCTTCCAGTGAAATCAGCTCACCTTCAGCCGTCATGTTAGATTCAAAGCGCAGGAGCTTGACCAGTGCGTCCTTGTGGGCATAATCCGAGGCTGCTCCTTCTTTGATAAACCTGCTGAATTTTTCCCAAAATTGATTGTATTTGGCCGGATCATCTTTGGCTTGCTCTTCGAGATACTTTAAAAATCTACCGGTGACTACCTTGTTCAGTTTGGCCACAAGCGCATTGTCCTGAAGGGTCTCCCTGGAAATGTTCAGGGGAAGGTCATCACTGTCAATGACGCCGCGTACAAACCGCATCCACTCCGGCACGATGGCTTCAGATTTTTCCTGAATCAGGACTTTTTTGCAGAATAGGTTAACGCCTCTCTCCATTTTACTGAAGCCAAGCCGCTCATAATTTTCTCCGGGCACAAACAGCAGTGCTTTAATGGAAAGGGGCGCATCGGAGGAAAAGTGCATTCTGTAAAATGGCTCGTCAAAAGCATTGTCAATATATTTATAGAATTCCGTATATTCTTGCTCACTGATTTCAGATGCGTTTTTCGTCCATATTGCTTCGACGGTATTGACCTTTTCACCGTTAACTTTCACGGGATAAGGGACAAAACTCGAATACTGTTTGATAATCCTGTTGATTTCGTCAGCTTTGCTAAAATTATAGGCATTTTCTTTTAACTGGAGAACGATCCTGGTCCCATAATTGCTTTGATCACCCGGTTCTATTAAATAGCTCCCTGCTCCGTTTGAAGACCAGATCCAGCTTTCAGAGTCCGGTCTGAAAGAGCGGGTATAAAGTGTTACTTTCTCCGCAACCATAAACGCCGAATAAAATCCGACGCCGAACTGTCCAATCAGGCTTAAATCGGTATTGCTTCCGGATCCGGCCTTTCTGACCTCTGTCAGCTGTTTGATAAATTCCTTGGATCCTGAATGGGCGATCGTACCCAGATTTTCAATTAGTTCTTCTTTGGTCATTCCGATCCCATTATCGGTAATGGTAAGCGTGTGCTTTTCTTCATCCGTTTCGATGGAAATTTCCAGCGGCTGTTCGGATTCGCTTATCTCATTTTCGGTGAGCCTGCAGTAGCGCAGTTTCTCCGTAGCGTCAGCTGCATTGGATATTAATTCTCTTAAGAAGATCTCTCGCTCCGTATAGAGAGAATTAATAACAATATCCAGCAGCTGGGTGATTTCTGTCTGAAACTCCCTAGTTTCAACATTGTTATTCATCATTACCAACCCTCCCAATCATTTCATATGGCTGTGCTTTGGTTGAATCAAAAATCGACCATCATATTATACCATGGAATGGAAAAAAATCTAACATTCAAATACTTGTTCCTTCAAATACTTGTTCCTCTGACTTTTTTATCGCTGAAACCAAAAAAATATTCCATTATTCAGGATGGTGTTCTAATTTCTGGAATAAAATGATACGTATATAGAGGACTTTTTATGAGTCATCACGAAAAATAATATAACAAATATAGTTTAACAAAATATCATTTTTGAAGATTTATCCGCTAATAGAGTTTGCCATCATTCTTATCGAATGATTAAATCTTTAAATTCCATATCTGAATACAAAAGAAGGTATAGGAGGAAAATATCATGAGATTGACGCGACGGTATCTTGCGCTTTTGCTCGTTTTGCTGCTTCTTTGCGTTGGGGCTTTATCCGGCTGCGGCGGGAAAGAAGAATCAGCTGCCCAAAATGAAGCAACCTCGGCTCCGACAGAAACACAAACACAAACACAAACTTTACCTGATGATAATGAAATTGTATCCGGTCTGATCGGAAAAGGACAGCTGGTCAAAGAAATGGCCTATGATTATGTGATTGTTGGCGGCGGAGCATCTTCGGAAAGCAAAGTCTGGCTCAAGGATCAGAAAATGAAAATGGAGGGCACCTTTAACGGCCCAAAGATGACTTTTATTTTTGATAAGTCCAAGAAAGAGTTTATTACTTATACCTCGGGGCAAAACAGCGCCATAAAAATGACGTTAAGTGAATATAACGGTCCGGACACCACCACCCCTGTTGATTATGTCAGTGGTCTCGTTGAATCTAAGTATACAATAGGCGGGACTGAAACGGTCAACGGCATGGAGTGCAAAGTCCTTACTTTCACCAGTGAAGGATCAACTGTCAAGGAATGGATCAGCACCGAGTACGGCATTGTTGTGAAGGCCCAATATGAGGCAGGGGGCGAGATGACCACTATGGAATTCAAAAACCTGCAAATTGGAACAGGTGCCGTACCCGCTGGGACTTTCGACCTGCCGTCAGGAATGGAAGTGGTCGACATTAACGGCATGATAAATCTCGACAGCAATAAATAACAGATAATAGTAGATGAATGGTTTTTTCATATTTCCGACTGTAGGGCGAACCCCTAAACAAGCGCAACTTAAAATCTGTAAGATACTGTTAATCGTTTTATACTGTTGACAGTATTTTTTAACGGTTTTTATTAACTTAGTGTTGCGTCATATACCCTTTACCGGTTCGTGGATTCCAAAAGTATCCTCCCCTTTGCCGTGAGCGTCCACAAGATTGCTCCCGCTTCTCCGTTTCCTTTGCTGCAGCAGCCCCCGCACCCCTTACATGGTTCATTGACGCAGGCTACATTATCCGCAGTCAGGTATCCAAGTCTTTGCAGGTCATTCAGCATTTGTTTGATCATCTCTGGATCGAGGTCTAATTTTTTTGCCAGCGAAGAAAAGGAGTTTGCTTGTTTATCGGCAATTTCTGTTAACAAATTGATCAGCATCGCAATACCTCCTGCCTATTCTTCATTTCAGATGAACAACGAACCGAGCTGAAAGATCAGCACCGCTGCGATCCAGCCAATGATCAGTGAGTAGAGAACAGAAAACAGTGTCCATTTAACAGAATTGGTCTCCTTTTTAATTATTCCGATTGTCGCTGCACAGGGTGAATAAAGTAGGGTCATTACCATAAAGGCATAGGCGGAGAGCGGCGTAAAATGCTGTGCTAAGACTGTTCCGAGCATTCCTTCGCCTGTCCCGTAAACCAACCCGAACGTCGCAATGATTGCTTCCTTGGCACCGACTCCGACAAGAAGTGCTACAGAGGCCTGCCAGCTGCCAAAACCAGCCGGGAATAATACAGGTGCGATGACTGCGCCTAATTTTCCAAGGAGACTCTCGGTACTGCCTGGTTCAACGCCGATTGGGAAAACAGAAAGTATCCAGATCAGAACGACGATCCCGAGGATCACAGTCCCTGCTTTTCTGACAAACGACTCCGTTTTTTCCCACATGTGCCGTATCAGGCTCTTCAGCGTCGGCAGACGATAAGGCGGGAGTTCCATAACAAAGTAGGATTTTTCCTGCTTGAACAGTGTTTCACTCAGGATTTTCCCCGCGGCAACAGCAACCATGATCCCTAAAAGGTACAGTGAAAAAATGACCAATCCTGCCAACGGTATGATGCCGATCGTTTTGCCCCTGAAGAATGCCCCGGCAAACAGCGCATAGACTGGAAGCCTAGCACTGCAGGAAATAAACGGACTGATTAAAATGCCGATCATACGGTCTTTCCGGCTGTCCAAGGTTCGGGTGGACATGATTCCGGCCACATTGCAGCCGCTGCCGACAATCATGGCAACGGCTGTTTTCCCGTGCAGCCCGACAGCATTCATCAGCCGGTCCATGACATAGGCTGCCCTAGCCATATAGCCGCTGTCTTCAAGAAAAGAAATCAAGAAATACATGGTAAACATCATCGGGACAAATACGAGTACAGAACCCACCCCGCCGATCAGAGCATCGCTGACAAA is a window from the Dehalobacter sp. DCA genome containing:
- a CDS encoding ZIP family metal transporter, coding for MIIITILLYGLIAGLVTGLGAVISISIKNITNKILSISLGFASGIMIGISALSLIPTSLDMSNSIICIAGFAAGALFLFLVDISMPHIHKVEADLSNYAKMGYFIALGITLHNLPEGIAIGATSEVSYHMGIMTALTIGLHNIAEGLCVAMPLCLANVRKSRVVLITTMTGMSTLLGTGLGMILGLISPLIIAFFLAFAAGAMIYISSDELIPKSHHSHSEYANVGIMLGFILALILS
- the htpG gene encoding molecular chaperone HtpG, producing the protein MMNNNVETREFQTEITQLLDIVINSLYTEREIFLRELISNAADATEKLRYCRLTENEISESEQPLEISIETDEEKHTLTITDNGIGMTKEELIENLGTIAHSGSKEFIKQLTEVRKAGSGSNTDLSLIGQFGVGFYSAFMVAEKVTLYTRSFRPDSESWIWSSNGAGSYLIEPGDQSNYGTRIVLQLKENAYNFSKADEINRIIKQYSSFVPYPVKVNGEKVNTVEAIWTKNASEISEQEYTEFYKYIDNAFDEPFYRMHFSSDAPLSIKALLFVPGENYERLGFSKMERGVNLFCKKVLIQEKSEAIVPEWMRFVRGVIDSDDLPLNISRETLQDNALVAKLNKVVTGRFLKYLEEQAKDDPAKYNQFWEKFSRFIKEGAASDYAHKDALVKLLRFESNMTAEGELISLEGYVGRMREEQKAIYYVSGSNRKVIESGPYLEIFKDKGIEVLYTYEPIDDYILSGLPEFKEKKIVAAEQDSQDLPDLDAEQPSNAESDIPEDEVKVLLDWFKETLGDRVTEVRASKRLVDSPAVVLSSYGTHSMQKMMQIMNKDMEGIPAGILEINGRHPVIQGINELRKSGDAFAAAAAEQILENSQIAAGLIIDPRSMVSRLYNILERAVVKK
- a CDS encoding LolA family protein, which produces MRLTRRYLALLLVLLLLCVGALSGCGGKEESAAQNEATSAPTETQTQTQTLPDDNEIVSGLIGKGQLVKEMAYDYVIVGGGASSESKVWLKDQKMKMEGTFNGPKMTFIFDKSKKEFITYTSGQNSAIKMTLSEYNGPDTTTPVDYVSGLVESKYTIGGTETVNGMECKVLTFTSEGSTVKEWISTEYGIVVKAQYEAGGEMTTMEFKNLQIGTGAVPAGTFDLPSGMEVVDINGMINLDSNK
- a CDS encoding FeoC-like transcriptional regulator; this encodes MLINLLTEIADKQANSFSSLAKKLDLDPEMIKQMLNDLQRLGYLTADNVACVNEPCKGCGGCCSKGNGEAGAILWTLTAKGRILLESTNR